The Pogona vitticeps strain Pit_001003342236 chromosome 6, PviZW2.1, whole genome shotgun sequence genome contains a region encoding:
- the LOC110070335 gene encoding olfactory receptor 14A16-like produces MYLKEQNLRNHSSLTQFLLLGFSEVRELQVLFFTVFLVYYLIAVGVNLLIISAVVADHHLHNPMHFFLMNLAIQDVGQISVIVPKSMANSLKNIRHISYSGCVAQVLFYFMFAASDFFLLTVMAYDRYVAICNPLQYEMLMNKQACLQMIAIVWIISFLYGALHTGGTFAAPFCSNIVNQFFCEVPQLMKLACSDLYLIEAVFLLVSIVIAGGCFIFILLSYVHIFTAVLKIPSMQGRQKAFSTCLPHLIVVSVLVFTGCSVYLRTSSNSESNLDLAMTILYSMVPPLMNPIIYSMRNKKIKNAITKIVSLRHSFH; encoded by the coding sequence ATGTATCTTAAGGAACAAAATCTAAGGAATCACTCTTCCCTCACACAGTTTCTTCTCTTGGGATTCTCAGAGGTTCGTGAGCTTCAGGTTTTATTCTTCACTGTCTTCCTTGTTTACTATCTAATAGCAGTTGGAGTAAATCTTCTCATCATCTCTGCGGTAGTTGCTGACCACCACTTACATAACCCTATGCACTTCTTTCTGATGAACTTGGCCATACAGGATGTGGGACAAATTTCAGTCATTGTCCCGAAATCCATGGCAAATTCCCTCAAGAATATTAGACACATTTCATATTCTGGATGTGTTGCTCAAGTGCTTTTCTATTTTATGTTTGCAGCatctgatttctttcttctcACAGTTATGGCATATGATCGGTATGTAGCTATTTGCAATCCATTACAATATGAGATGTTGATGAACAAGCAAGCCTGCCTTCAAATGATTGCTATTGTCTGGatcatcagctttctttatggagcCTTACACACTGGCGGTACCTTTGCAGCCCCTTTTTGCTCTAACATTGTTAACCAATTTTTCTGTGAAGTCCCACAATTAATGAAGCTTGCCTGCTCTGATTTGTACCTAATTGAAGCCGTGTTTCTTTTAGTAAGTATTGTGATTGCaggaggatgttttattttcatccTTTTGTCTTATGTGCATATCTTTACAGCGGTGTTGAAAATTCCATCCATGCAGGGAAGGCAGAAAGCATTCTCCACTTGCCTTCCCCACCTCATCGTGGTCTCTGTATTAGTATTTACAGGATGTTCTGTTTATTTGAGGACATCCTCTAATTCTGAATCAAATCTTGATTTAGCAATGACTATATTATACTCTATGGTTCCCCCTTTAATGAACCCAATAATCTACAGCAtgagaaacaagaaaataaaaaatgccaTAACCAAGATAGTAAGTTTAAGACACTCTTTTCACTAG
- the LOC110070336 gene encoding olfactory receptor 14A16-like has translation MSFYFLSQEDNMYLQEEKLRNQSSLTHFLLLGLSEVHELQILLAIVFLVYYLVAVGVNLLIISAVVADHRLHNPMHFFLMNLAIQDIGQVSVIVPKSMANSLMDARHISYSGCVAQVLFHLIFISSDLSLLTVMAYDRYVAICHPLQYDLLMNKQACLQIIAIVWISSFLYGALHAGGTFAVPFCSNVVNQFFCEIPQLMKLVCSDLYLIEVGFILLSVVIVVGCSVFILVTYVYIFIAVLKIPSVQGRQKAFSTCVPHLIVVSILIFTGSFVYIKPSSNSSYLNLVMTVLYSLLPPLMNPIIYSMRNKGIKNAVFKVLGTTLLSILILQK, from the coding sequence ATGTCCTTCTACTTCCTTTCACAGGAAGACAACATGTATCTTCAGGAAGAAAAGCTAAGGAATCAgtcttctctcacacactttctTCTCTTGGGTTTATCTGAAGTTCATGAATTACAGATTCTACTTGCCATTGTGTTCCTTGTTTACTATCTGGTAGCAGTTGGAGTAAATCTTCTCATCATCTCTGCAGTAGTTGCTGACCACCGCTTACATAACCCCATGCACTTCTTTCTGATGAACCTGGCCATACAGGATATAGGACAAGTTTCAGTCATAGTCCCCAAATCCATGGCAAATTCCCTCATGGACGCTAGACACATTTCGTATTCTGGATGTGTTGCTCAAGTGCTTTTCCATCTTATCTTTATATCATCTGATCTCTCTCTTCTCACAGTTATGGCCTATGACAGGTATGTTGCTATCTGCCATCCATTGCAATATGACTTGTTGATGAACAAGCAAGCCTGCCTGCAAATAATTGCTATTGTCTGGATCAGCAGCTTTCTGTATGGAGCATTACACGCAGGAGGTACCTTTGCAGTCCCCTTTTGCTCCAACGTTGTGAACCAATTTTTCTGTGAAATCCCACAATTAATGAAGCTTGTCTGCTCTGACCTGTATCTAATTGAAGTTGGATTTATTTTGTTAAGTGTTGTGATTGTAGTAGGATGTTCTGTTTTTATCCTTGTGACTTATGTGTACATTTTTATAGCAGTGTTGAAAATTCCATCTGTGCAAGGAAGGCAGAAAGCGTTCTCAACTTGCGTTCCCCATCTCATTGTAGTGTCCATACTTATATTCACGGGATCTTTCGTTTATATCAAGCCATCCTCGAATTCTTCATATCTTAATTTGGTAATGACTGTATTATATTCTTTGCTTCCCCCTTTAATGAATCCAATAATCTACAGCATGAGAAACAAGGgaattaaaaatgctgtattCAAAGTCTTAGGTACTACTCTTCTCTCAATCCTAATTCTACAAAAGTGA
- the LOC110070334 gene encoding olfactory receptor 14A16-like, with the protein MDQTLKNQSSFTNFLLLGFSEIHEVQVLLFTVFLVYYLVAVGVNLLIISAVATDHHLHNPMHFFLMNLAVQDVGQISVILPKSIANSLMDSRQISYSGCIAQVLFYILFAASDFFLLTVMAYDRYVAICAPLQYEMLMNKQACLQMIAIVWISSFLYGVLHSAGTFAAPFCSNIVNQFFCEIPQLMKLACSDLYLIEVAFMLLSVVVSGGCFIFIIVTYAYIFTAVLKIPSMQGRHKALSTCLPHLFVVSIFVLTGFSVYVQPFSNSSSYLELAMTILYSMVPPLMNPIIYSMRNEKIKNALSNILHLRYYSH; encoded by the coding sequence ATGGACCAAACCCTAAAGAATCAGTCTTCTTTCACAAACTTTCTTCTCTTGGGATTCTCAGAGATTCATGAGGTGCAGGTTCTACTCTTTACTGTGTTCCTTGTTTACTATCTGGTAGCAGTTGGAGTAAATCTTCTTATCATCTCTGCGGTAGCTACTGACCATCACTTACATAATCCTATGCACTTCTTTCTGATGAACTTGGCTGTACAGGATGTGGGACAAATTTCAGTCATTCTCCCTAAATCCATCGCAAATTCCCTCATGGACAGTAGACAGATTTCATACTCTGGATGCATTGCTCAAgtgcttttctatattttgtttGCAGCATCTGATTTCTTTCTCCTCACAGTTATGGCATATGATCGATATGTTGCTATTTGTGCTCCATTACAGTATGAGATGTTGATGAACAAGCAAGCGTGCCTTCAAATGATTGCTATTGTCTGGATcagcagctttctttatggagtctTACATTCTGCTGGTACCTTTGCAGCCCCCTTTTGCTCCAACATTGTCAATCAATTTTTCTGTGAAATTCCACAATTAATGAAGCTTGCCTGCTCAGACCTGTATCTAATTGAAGTTGCATTTATGTTGTTAAGTGTTGTGGTTTCAGGAGGGTGTTTTATTTTCATCATTGTGACTTATGCGTACATCTTTACAGCAGTGTTGAAAATTCCTTCCATGCAGGGAAGGCATAAAGCCTTATCCACTTGCCTTCCCCACCTCTTTGTGGTTTCCATATTTGTATTGACAGGATTTTCTGTTTATGTCCAGCCCTTTTCTAATTCTTCCTCATATCTTGAATTGGCAATGACTATATTATACTCCATGGTTCCCCCTTTAATGAACCCAATAATCTATAGCATGAGGAACGAGAAAATAAAAAATGCTCTATCGAATATATTACATTTGAGATACTATTCTCACTAG
- the LOC110070337 gene encoding olfactory receptor 14A16-like, whose protein sequence is MLDITANASSASYFLLLEFSEVRDLQIMHFFVFLTLYLATVTGNMLIIFAIVLDHHLHTPMYLFLMNLAVVDIGSVSATIPKSMLNAFLNTRSISYFGCVAQVFFLFFFLASDFVLLTIMAHDRYVAICNPLRYETIMNRISCMQMVVSAWISGLLYGIIHTGSTFAISFCSNIVDQFFCEIPQLLKLSCTDLYLVEIGVLVFSMSTVFGCFTFIILTYVKIFTAVLKIPTMQGRQKFFSTCLPHLMVVSMYICSGVLAYITSVANSPSDLRLVFGVMYSLVPPMMNPLIYSLRNKEIKVALRKMLNLKDSSKNPLSEHQ, encoded by the coding sequence ATGCTGGATATCACAGCGAACGCAAGTTCTGCATCTTATTTTCTGCTTCTGGAATTTTCTGAGGTCCGAGACTTACAGATCATGCACTTCTTTGTATTCCTGACATTGTACCTAGCAACTGTGACAGGAAACATGCTCATCATCTTTGCCATCGTCTTGGACCATCACTTGCACACTCCCATGTATCTCTTCCTCATGAACTTGGCTGTGGTAGATATTGGCTCAGTTTCAGCAACGATACCAAAATCCATGCTTAATGCTTTCTTGAACACTAGGTCAATTTCCTATTTTGGGTGTGTTGCacaggttttctttttgttcttctttttagCATCTGATTTTGTCCTTCTCACAATAATGGCACATGATCGATATGTTGCCATTTGCAACCCACTACGATATGAGACAATAATGAACAGAATCAGCTGCATGCAGATGGTGGTCAGCGCATGGATCAGTGGCCTTCTCTATGGAATAATACACACTGGCAGCACTTTTGCAATCTCCTTCTGCTCCAATATTGTTGACCAATTTTTCTGTGAAATACCCCAGTTACTCAAACTCTCTTGCACTGATTTATACCTAGTTGAAATAGGTGTTCTTGTATTCAGCATGAGTACAGTGTTCGGTTGCTTCACTTTCATTATTCTCACTTATGTGAAAATCTTCACTGCAGTGTTGAAAATTCCCACTATGCAGGGAAGGCAGAAGTTCTTTTCCACTTGCCTTCCCCATCTCATGGTAGTCTCCATGTACATATGCAGTGGGGTCTTGGCCTACATTACATCTGTGGCAAATTCTCCATCGGATTTGCGTTTGGTGTTTGGCGTTATGTACTCTTTGGTGCCACCCATGATGAATCCGCTGATCTATAGCTTGCGAAACAAAGAGATCAAGGTTGCTCTCCGTAAAATGCTAAACCTGAAGGATTCATCAAAGAATCCATTATCTGAACACCAATGA
- the LOC110070909 gene encoding olfactory receptor 14A16-like — translation MSNLTSISTFLLLAFSDVRELQILSFFLFLALYLMAVTGNLLIIVSIIVDNHLHTPMYFFLLNLAMIDLGFISVIVPKIMVVSLMDDRSISYSGCVAQVFFYLFFASSDFVILIIMAHDRHIAICNPLEYDRIMHKGTCLEMVAIGWLVSVLYALLHTCGTFANTFCSNCINQFFCEIPHLLKLSCSEIYLAEVGLLALSCGVGLGCFVFIIITYLKIFAAVLKIPSVLGQKKALSTCIPHLTVVSVYLLTGVFVHVIPPSDASSALDVASAVMYVIIPPTLNPFIYSMRNNEIRAALCKFLKLVFSSTVVF, via the coding sequence ATGAGCAATCTGACTTCCATCTCCACTTTTCTGCTGCTGGCATTCTCAGATGTCCGAGAACTACAGATCTTATCTTTCTTTCTATTCCTAGCATTGTATCTGATGGCAGTAACAGGGAATCTTCTCATCATTGTTTCTATTATTGTTGACAACCACCTGCACACCCCCATGTACTTTTTCCTATTAAACTTAGCCATGATAGACCTTGGATTCATATCAGTTATAGTCCCCAAAATAATGGTTGTATCCCTTATGGATGATAGATCCATTTCTTACTCTGGATGTGTTGCTCaagttttcttttatcttttttttgctTCATCAGATTTTGTTATTCTAATAATAATGGCACATGATCGCCATATTGCAATCTGCAACCCACTTGAGTATGATAGGATTATGCACAAGGGAACCTGTCTTGAAATGGTGGCCATTGGGTGGCTTGTTAGCGTTCTTTATGCCCTATTGCATACATGTGGAACCTTTGCAAACACCTTTTGTTCTAATTGTATCAATCAGTTCTTCTGTGAAATCCCTCATTTATTAAAGCTTTCTTGCTCTGAGATTTACTTAGCTGAAGTTGGGCTTCTTGCACTAAGCTGTGGTGTAGGACTAGGATGCTTTGTCTTCATTATTATAACATACTTGAAGATCTTTGCTGCGGTGCTGAAGATCCCATCTGTACTTGGACAGAAAAAAGCTCTCTCCACCTGCATTCCCCATCTCACCGTTGTCTCTGTGTATTTATTAACAGGGGTCTTTGTCCATGTAATACCGCCCAGCGATGCTTCTTCTGCTCTGGATGTGGCTTCTGCTGTGATGTATGTCATTATTCCTCCTACACTAAATCCATTCATCTACAGCATGAGAAACAATGAGATCAGGGCTGCCTTGTGTAAATTTCTAAAACTGGTGTTTTCCTCTACAGTTGTTTTCTGA